The nucleotide window GAGACGGGGAACGAAAAGGCCGCATTACTGTGGCAGAGCGGTAAGAGTGAGGAAGCTCTCGCCACCTGGAACGCAACGGCCGCAACGCCCGCGGTGCTGTTCAACCGCGGGATGGCGGAACTGTTTCTCGGCCGGTTCGCCCAGGCCCGCGCGTCGCTTCAGAAAGCGATCGACGCCATCCCGGAAGCGAGCGGGTGGAACGCGCTCGCCCGGTTGTACCTCGCGGTGGCTGAAATCCACGGGTAACGAATACGGTACTTTGCACGTGCCACCGGCGCGTGCCCGCCCTCTGCTCCAACCCCTTGCCCTCGCCTCGGGCCGCGGGTAGCCTGATGCCGCCCACCTTCCTCGCATCTTGGAGCAGATCATGAAAGTCCGCCTTACGGCGGTCGCGATCGCGGTCGCGATCGTCACCACATCAGTACGATCCGAAGACAATAAGGCCCCGGCCGGGTTTACGGCGCTGTTCAACGGTAAAGATCTGACCGGTTGGAAGGGTCACACCACGATGACCGAGCGGGCCAAACAGAAGCCCGAAGACCTCGCCAAACTGCAAGCCACTCGCACCAAAACCGCGTTCGAACACTGGAAGCTTGTCGACGGCGCAATCCACTGCGACGGCAAGGGCGGCGTCAGCCTCGTGACTGAGAAGGATTACGGCAACTTCGAGCTGTTGGTGGACTGGAAAATCGCCAAGAAAGGCGACAGCGGCCTGTACCTGCGCGGACAACCGCAGGTCCAAATTTGGGACTCGGACAACGCCGGCGGCGGGCGCATCGAAGATCCGGGCACCGGGTCCGGCGGTCTGTGGAACAATCCGCTCCCGCCGAACGCCGAAAAATCAGCGGACGTGGCGCTGAGACTGCAAGAAGGCCGCAAGGTTGGAAAAGTCCCGCTGACGAAGGCCGACAAGCCGGTAGGCGAGTGGAACACGTTTCACATTACCGTGATCGGCGACGAAGTGACCGTGAAACTCAACGGCACGCTCGTGGTCGATAAGGCCAAATTGC belongs to Gemmata obscuriglobus and includes:
- a CDS encoding 3-keto-disaccharide hydrolase; this translates as MKVRLTAVAIAVAIVTTSVRSEDNKAPAGFTALFNGKDLTGWKGHTTMTERAKQKPEDLAKLQATRTKTAFEHWKLVDGAIHCDGKGGVSLVTEKDYGNFELLVDWKIAKKGDSGLYLRGQPQVQIWDSDNAGGGRIEDPGTGSGGLWNNPLPPNAEKSADVALRLQEGRKVGKVPLTKADKPVGEWNTFHITVIGDEVTVKLNGTLVVDKAKLLNFWERGKPVPETGPIELQFHGDPLWFKNIYIKELKKS